From Paraburkholderia sabiae, a single genomic window includes:
- a CDS encoding acyl-CoA dehydrogenase: protein MDEFYTDEQRMIRDAARDFSVECLAPNAAQWDREGALPAQVVRQMGELGFLGMIVPPEWGGSYTDYIAYALALEEIAAGCAACATMMSVHNSVGCGPILNFGSDAQKDRYLADLATGKRIGAFCLTEPHAGSEANNIRTRAVLRDGQWIINGSKQFVTNGSRASIAIVFAVTDPDAGKRGISAFIVPTDTLGFNVGRPESKLGIRASDTCPISLDDCAVPEANLLGAPGEGLRIALSNLEGGRIGIAAQALGIARAAFDAARVYANERIQFGKALKEHQTIANMLADMAMRLNAARLLVHHAARLRSAGRPCLSEASQAKLYASEMAEDVCSKAIQIHGGYGYLEDYAVERHYRDARITQIYEGTSEVQRMVIARHV, encoded by the coding sequence ATGGACGAGTTCTATACCGACGAACAACGGATGATCCGCGACGCGGCTCGCGACTTCTCGGTCGAATGCCTCGCGCCGAACGCCGCGCAATGGGACCGCGAAGGCGCGTTGCCCGCGCAGGTCGTCAGACAGATGGGCGAACTCGGCTTTCTCGGCATGATCGTGCCGCCCGAATGGGGCGGCTCGTACACCGACTACATCGCGTATGCGCTTGCGCTCGAAGAAATCGCCGCCGGCTGCGCGGCATGCGCGACGATGATGAGCGTGCACAATTCGGTGGGCTGCGGGCCGATTCTCAACTTCGGCAGCGATGCGCAGAAAGACCGCTATCTCGCCGATCTCGCGACGGGCAAGCGCATCGGCGCGTTCTGTCTGACCGAGCCGCACGCGGGCAGCGAAGCGAACAATATCCGCACGCGCGCCGTGCTGCGCGATGGGCAATGGATCATCAACGGCAGCAAGCAGTTCGTGACGAACGGCTCGCGCGCGAGCATCGCGATCGTGTTCGCCGTCACCGATCCCGACGCGGGCAAGCGCGGCATCTCGGCCTTCATCGTGCCGACGGATACGCTGGGCTTCAACGTCGGGCGTCCCGAGAGCAAGCTCGGCATTCGCGCGTCGGACACGTGTCCGATTTCACTCGACGATTGCGCCGTGCCCGAAGCGAATCTGCTCGGCGCGCCGGGCGAGGGCTTGCGCATTGCGCTGTCGAACCTGGAAGGCGGGCGCATCGGTATCGCCGCGCAGGCGCTCGGCATTGCGCGCGCGGCCTTCGATGCGGCTCGTGTGTATGCAAACGAGCGCATCCAGTTCGGCAAGGCGTTGAAGGAACACCAGACCATCGCCAACATGCTCGCTGATATGGCGATGCGCCTGAACGCTGCGCGCCTGCTCGTGCATCACGCGGCGCGGCTGCGCAGCGCGGGCCGGCCGTGTTTGTCGGAGGCGTCGCAGGCGAAGCTGTATGCGTCGGAAATGGCCGAAGACGTCTGTTCAAAGGCAATCCAGATTCACGGCGGTTACGGCTACCTCGAAGACTATGCGGTCGAGCGGCACTATCGCGATGCGCGCATCACACAGATTTACGAAGGGACAAGCGAAGTACAAAGAATGGTTATCGCGCGGCACGTTTGA
- a CDS encoding AraC family transcriptional regulator has translation MKAERGTISVSLVEETLALARARGVDVLPVVETAGIAPQMLASPKSRVTSAQYGALWANIARALDDEFFGQDSHAMKSGSFIAMTQMALTARNGGQALTRAVNFMRLVLDDMSAQIVKRDDRVRLAFTLRDGAPQPAMFAYATYFILVYGLVCWLVGRRIPLIEARFRCAEPPAAHEYRLMFCDDLSFGQSESYVDLAPDFLDLPVVQTTKSVKPFLRDAPASFIIKYRNPGSLAARVRKTLRALPMAAWPGSDVMAQRLHVAEATMRRHLKQEGYTYQSIKDDLRRDIAISELQRGGQSIADIAATLGFAEPSAFHRAFRKWTGMRPADYRAASAQAVPGAGISRRAEPAESD, from the coding sequence ATGAAAGCCGAAAGAGGCACGATCTCCGTGAGTCTTGTCGAAGAGACGCTGGCGCTTGCCCGCGCGCGCGGCGTCGACGTGCTGCCTGTCGTCGAGACGGCGGGCATCGCGCCGCAGATGCTCGCGAGCCCGAAAAGTCGCGTGACGTCGGCGCAATATGGCGCGCTGTGGGCCAACATCGCCCGCGCGCTCGACGACGAGTTCTTCGGCCAGGATTCGCACGCGATGAAAAGCGGCAGTTTCATCGCGATGACCCAGATGGCGCTCACGGCGCGCAACGGCGGCCAGGCGCTGACGCGCGCCGTCAACTTCATGCGCCTCGTACTCGACGACATGAGCGCGCAGATCGTGAAGCGCGACGACCGTGTGCGTCTCGCGTTCACGCTTCGCGACGGCGCGCCGCAGCCGGCCATGTTTGCCTACGCAACGTACTTCATCCTCGTCTACGGGCTCGTGTGCTGGCTGGTCGGGCGGCGCATTCCGCTGATCGAGGCGCGCTTTCGATGTGCCGAACCGCCCGCCGCGCACGAATACCGGCTGATGTTCTGCGACGACCTGTCGTTCGGACAGAGCGAGTCGTATGTCGATCTCGCGCCGGACTTTCTGGATCTGCCTGTCGTGCAGACCACGAAGTCCGTCAAGCCCTTCCTGCGCGACGCGCCCGCGAGCTTCATCATCAAGTACCGCAATCCCGGCTCGCTGGCGGCACGGGTGCGCAAAACGCTGCGCGCACTCCCGATGGCCGCGTGGCCCGGTTCCGACGTCATGGCGCAGCGTCTGCACGTCGCGGAGGCGACGATGCGGCGGCATCTGAAGCAGGAAGGCTATACGTATCAGTCGATCAAGGACGACCTGCGGCGCGACATCGCGATTTCGGAGTTGCAGCGCGGCGGCCAGTCGATCGCCGATATCGCCGCGACGCTCGGGTTTGCGGAGCCGAGCGCGTTTCATCGCGCGTTCCGCAAGTGGACGGGGATGCGGCCGGCGGATTATCGGGCGGCGAGTGCGCAAGCCGTGCCGGGCGCGGGTATCTCCCGCCGCGCGGAACCGGCGGAATCCGACTAA
- a CDS encoding NfeD family protein, translated as MGTYRLLPIRQAGLRRLSDRACFARGASASAAAWTFGARAIHAIACIARALLFCGVAMCASGSAHAAQPIIAPGSVVVIPVAGAISPASADFIVRSLTRAADDHAQLAVLQLDTPGGLDTSMRQIIKAILASPVPVATYIAPGGARAASAGTYITYASHIAAMAPGTNLGAASPVQLGIGGQDTPKPGQPPGLPGAAPASNPAAKDNAASGALAMDSQSTELRKQLHDAQAYIRGLAQLRGRNVDWAERAVREAVSLSARDALEQKVVDIVARDLPDLMRQVDGHTYDTAAGTKRLSTAHAPIVTLEADWRSRFLAVITDPNVALILLMIGMYGLFFEFANPGFVLPGVAGAISLLLGLFAMQLLPVNYVGLALIFLGLAFLIAEAFLPTFGALGFGGIIAFVVGALMLIDTDVPGYGIPLPMIAAVVVFSVLFIFGVSSLVMRSRRRPVVTGAEAMIGSVGVVLDDGLVVADAEDNRADVRPDSLLHGEPERIGWARVHGERWRVCSSTPLAAGNAVRVTGRRGLMLTVVPANPASSQGERT; from the coding sequence ATGGGAACCTACCGGCTTCTCCCGATCCGGCAAGCGGGTTTGCGACGCCTGTCCGATCGCGCATGCTTTGCCCGCGGCGCATCCGCGTCCGCCGCCGCATGGACTTTCGGGGCTCGCGCGATCCATGCGATTGCGTGCATTGCACGCGCGCTGCTGTTCTGCGGCGTCGCAATGTGCGCCTCTGGCAGCGCCCATGCCGCGCAGCCGATCATCGCGCCCGGCAGCGTCGTCGTGATTCCCGTCGCGGGCGCGATCAGCCCCGCCAGCGCCGACTTCATCGTGCGAAGTCTCACCCGCGCCGCCGACGACCACGCACAACTCGCCGTCCTGCAACTCGACACGCCAGGCGGACTCGACACGTCGATGCGGCAGATCATCAAGGCGATTCTCGCGTCGCCTGTGCCCGTCGCGACCTACATCGCGCCAGGCGGCGCGCGCGCCGCGAGCGCGGGCACCTACATCACGTATGCAAGCCACATCGCGGCGATGGCGCCCGGCACCAATCTCGGCGCGGCGTCGCCCGTGCAGTTGGGGATCGGCGGGCAGGACACGCCCAAGCCTGGCCAGCCGCCCGGCTTGCCCGGCGCAGCACCCGCTTCGAACCCGGCCGCGAAGGACAACGCGGCATCCGGCGCGCTCGCGATGGACAGTCAATCGACGGAACTGCGCAAGCAGCTTCACGACGCGCAGGCATACATTCGTGGCCTTGCGCAACTGCGCGGCCGCAACGTCGACTGGGCCGAACGCGCGGTGCGCGAAGCCGTGAGCCTGTCGGCGCGCGACGCGCTAGAGCAGAAAGTGGTCGATATCGTCGCGCGCGATCTGCCCGACCTGATGCGGCAAGTCGACGGCCACACCTACGACACGGCAGCGGGCACCAAACGCCTGAGCACGGCGCACGCGCCCATCGTGACGCTCGAAGCCGACTGGCGCAGCCGCTTCCTCGCCGTCATCACCGATCCGAACGTGGCCTTGATCTTGCTGATGATCGGCATGTATGGCCTCTTCTTCGAGTTCGCGAATCCCGGTTTCGTGCTGCCCGGCGTCGCGGGCGCGATCAGTCTGCTGCTGGGCCTGTTTGCGATGCAACTGCTGCCCGTCAATTACGTGGGTCTTGCCCTCATCTTCCTCGGCCTCGCCTTCCTGATCGCCGAAGCGTTTCTACCGACCTTCGGCGCGCTCGGCTTCGGCGGCATCATCGCGTTCGTGGTCGGCGCGCTGATGCTGATCGACACCGACGTCCCCGGCTACGGCATTCCGCTGCCGATGATCGCCGCCGTCGTCGTGTTCAGCGTGCTGTTCATTTTCGGCGTGTCGAGCCTCGTCATGCGATCGCGGCGGCGGCCAGTGGTAACGGGAGCCGAAGCAATGATCGGCAGCGTCGGCGTGGTGCTCGACGACGGCCTCGTCGTCGCCGATGCCGAAGACAACCGCGCCGACGTCCGGCCGGACAGCCTGCTGCACGGCGAGCCGGAACGCATCGGCTGGGCGCGCGTGCATGGCGAACGCTGGCGCGTGTGCAGCAGTACGCCGCTTGCGGCAGGCAATGCGGTGCGCGTGACCGGGCGACGCGGCCTGATGCTCACCGTCGTGCCCGCCAACCCTGCCTCATCACAAGGAGAACGCACATGA
- a CDS encoding slipin family protein has translation MIGFTFGFGSILILLVIVLIASSIRVFREYERGVVFMIGRFWKVKGPGLVLIIPVVQQVVRMDLRTVVFDVPPQDVITRDNVSVKVNAVVYFRVVDPERAVIQVARYFEATSQLSQTTLRAVLGKHDLDELLSEREQLNTDIQRVLDAQTDAWGIKVSNVEIKHVDINETMIRAIARQAEAERERRAKVIHAEGELQASEKLLQAAQMLAQQPQAMQLRYLQTLTTIAADKNSTIVFPLPVDLLTAVIDRMGKPSQHMG, from the coding sequence ATGATCGGTTTCACTTTCGGCTTTGGCAGCATCCTGATACTTCTGGTGATCGTGCTGATCGCTTCGTCGATACGCGTGTTTCGCGAGTACGAGCGCGGCGTCGTGTTCATGATCGGCAGGTTCTGGAAGGTCAAGGGACCGGGCCTCGTGCTGATCATTCCTGTCGTGCAGCAGGTCGTGCGCATGGATCTGCGCACCGTCGTGTTCGACGTGCCGCCGCAAGACGTGATTACGCGCGACAACGTGTCCGTCAAGGTGAATGCCGTCGTGTACTTTCGCGTCGTCGATCCCGAACGCGCGGTGATTCAGGTCGCGCGATACTTCGAAGCGACCAGTCAACTCTCGCAGACGACGCTGCGCGCGGTGCTCGGCAAGCACGATCTCGACGAACTGCTGTCCGAGCGCGAGCAGCTCAACACCGACATCCAGCGCGTGCTCGATGCGCAAACGGACGCGTGGGGCATCAAGGTATCGAATGTCGAGATCAAGCATGTCGACATCAACGAAACGATGATCCGCGCGATTGCCCGTCAGGCCGAAGCCGAGCGCGAACGACGCGCGAAGGTGATTCACGCGGAAGGCGAATTGCAGGCGTCGGAGAAGCTGTTGCAGGCCGCGCAGATGCTCGCGCAACAACCGCAGGCGATGCAGCTGCGCTATTTGCAGACGCTGACAACCATTGCCGCCGACAAGAATTCGACGATCGTGTTTCCGCTGCCCGTCGATCTGCTGACGGCCGTCATCGATCGTATGGGCAAGCCTTCGCAACACATGGGATGA
- a CDS encoding DUF4148 domain-containing protein: protein MKLIPRMVLGALIGVAAVSSAFAQTSRAYDQNTPKTRAEVKADLVEWRKAGYDPLDWINYPANAIAAGRIVAQHRAQAQGTQQ from the coding sequence ATGAAGCTGATTCCTCGTATGGTTCTGGGCGCGCTCATCGGTGTCGCAGCCGTATCGTCCGCGTTCGCGCAAACGTCGCGCGCCTATGATCAGAACACACCCAAAACCCGCGCCGAAGTGAAGGCCGATCTCGTCGAATGGCGCAAGGCCGGCTACGATCCGCTCGACTGGATCAACTATCCGGCCAACGCGATCGCGGCTGGACGTATCGTCGCGCAGCATCGCGCGCAGGCTCAAGGCACCCAGCAGTAA
- a CDS encoding NCS2 family permease: protein MDSVKRYFGFDEAGTTLRVEVLAGITTFLTMAYIIFVNPAILGDAGMPKDSVFVATCLVAALASLIMGFYANYPIACAPGMGLNAYFAYTVVKGLGFSWQAALGAVFISGCLFLVVTLLRVREVIVTGIPHSIRVAITGGIGLFLAIISLKTAGIVTGNPATLVTLGNLHDPHVVLAIIGFFAIVTLDFLRVRGAILIGIVGVTILSFFFGGNQFHGVVSMPPSISPTLFQLDIKAALSTGVLNVILVFFLVELFDATGTLMGVANRAGLLVHGKMHRLNRALLADSTAILAGSVLGTSSTTAYIESASGVQAGGRTGVTAITVAVLFLLALFFAPLAGVVPGYATAPALLYVSCLMLREMADLPWDDATEVVPAALTALMMPFTYSIANGVAFGFISYAGLKLLTGRARQVKLVVWVIAAVFLFRFFYLGSE from the coding sequence ATGGACTCCGTAAAACGGTATTTCGGCTTTGACGAAGCAGGCACGACCCTGCGCGTGGAAGTGCTCGCGGGCATCACCACGTTCCTCACAATGGCCTACATCATCTTCGTCAATCCGGCGATTCTCGGCGATGCGGGCATGCCGAAAGACTCGGTGTTCGTCGCGACCTGCCTCGTTGCGGCGCTTGCTTCGCTGATCATGGGCTTCTACGCGAACTACCCGATTGCCTGCGCGCCCGGCATGGGCCTGAACGCGTATTTCGCGTACACGGTCGTCAAGGGCCTGGGTTTCTCGTGGCAGGCCGCGCTCGGCGCGGTGTTCATTTCGGGCTGTCTGTTCCTGGTCGTCACGCTGTTGCGCGTGCGCGAAGTGATCGTGACGGGCATTCCGCATTCGATCCGCGTGGCGATCACGGGCGGCATCGGCCTGTTCCTCGCGATCATTTCGCTGAAGACGGCGGGCATCGTCACGGGCAATCCGGCGACGCTCGTCACGCTCGGCAATCTGCACGATCCGCACGTCGTCCTGGCGATCATCGGGTTCTTCGCGATCGTCACGCTCGATTTTCTGCGCGTTCGCGGCGCGATTCTGATCGGCATCGTCGGCGTGACGATTCTGAGCTTCTTCTTCGGCGGCAATCAGTTTCACGGTGTCGTGTCCATGCCGCCGTCGATTTCGCCGACGCTGTTCCAACTCGACATCAAGGCTGCCTTGTCGACGGGCGTGCTCAACGTGATTCTGGTGTTCTTCCTCGTCGAACTGTTCGATGCGACGGGCACGCTGATGGGCGTCGCGAATCGAGCCGGGCTGCTCGTGCATGGCAAGATGCATCGATTGAATCGCGCTCTGCTCGCGGATAGCACTGCGATTCTCGCGGGTTCTGTGCTGGGTACTTCTTCGACGACTGCGTATATCGAAAGCGCCTCGGGCGTGCAGGCAGGTGGACGCACCGGCGTTACCGCGATCACGGTTGCTGTGCTGTTTCTGCTTGCCTTGTTCTTTGCGCCTTTGGCCGGTGTTGTGCCCGGTTATGCGACGGCGCCTGCTCTTTTGTACGTTTCCTGTCTGATGTTGCGGGAGATGGCTGATTTGCCCTGGGACGATGCTACTGAAGTCGTGCCTGCTGCTCTTACGGCTCTGATGATGCCGTTTACCTATTCCATTGCGAATGGCGTCGCGTTTGGGTTTATTTCTTATGCTGGTTTGAAGCTTTTGACCGGGCGCGCCCGGCAAGTCAAACTCGTTGTCTGGGTTATTGCTGCTGTGTTTTTGTTTAGGTTCTTTTATCTCGGATCTGAATGA
- a CDS encoding DUF1488 family protein translates to MQINFPKEVPEYSGRELTLAFPAMVDGQRVECTITAEALEDHFGAASPRLEDMMGAFSTHRERIEAATRRLLSETGAQCVVLRSGYVRFYEANWRA, encoded by the coding sequence ATGCAGATCAATTTCCCGAAAGAAGTCCCTGAATATTCTGGGCGCGAGCTGACTCTGGCGTTTCCGGCTATGGTCGATGGGCAACGGGTGGAATGCACGATCACCGCCGAGGCGCTGGAAGATCACTTCGGCGCTGCGTCACCGCGTCTAGAGGACATGATGGGCGCGTTTTCGACGCACCGCGAGCGGATTGAGGCCGCTACGCGGAGGTTGTTGTCGGAGACGGGGGCGCAGTGTGTGGTGCTGCGGAGTGGGTATGTTCGGTTTTATGAAGCCAACTGGCGGGCTTAG